The Bos mutus isolate GX-2022 chromosome 12, NWIPB_WYAK_1.1, whole genome shotgun sequence genome includes a window with the following:
- the ATP12A gene encoding potassium-transporting ATPase alpha chain 2, which produces MRAPALPQKTHLPWANIAPLLLFQKREIYSVELSGTKDIEKTDKEDGKKSRGLKNKCLERKKNHQKEELKKELDLHDHKLSKEELETKYSTNIITGLSSAQAAELLAQHGPNSLTPPKETSEIIKFLKQMVGGFSILLWIGAILCWIAYGIQYSNDHASSLDNVYLGSVLALVVILTGVFAYYQEAKSTNIMSSFRKMIPQQALVIRDSEKKTIPADQLVVGDIVEIKGGDRVPADVRILSTQGCKVDNSSVTGESEPQARSCEFTHESPLETKNIAFFSTTCLEGTATGMVINTGDRTIIGQIASLASGVKDLKTPIAIEIEHFVHIVAGVAVSIGVIFFIIAVSMKYYVLDSIIFLIGIIVANVPEGLLATVTVTLSLTAKRMAKKNCLVKNLEAVETLGSTSIICSDKTGTLTQNRMTVAHLWFDHQIFVADTSENQSNQVFDQSSATWASLSRIITLCNRAEFRPGQESVPIMKKIVVGDASETALLKFSEVMLGNVMDIRKRNRKVAEIPFNSTNKFQLSIHETEDPDDKRFLVVMKGAPERVLEKCSTIMVNGQEQPLDRSTAEAFHTAYMELGGIGERVLGFCHLYLPTDEFPETYSFDVDAMNFPTSNFCFVGLLSMIDPPRSTVPDAVTKCRSAGIKVIMVTGDHPITAKAIAKSVGIISANSETVEDIAKRLNLPVEQVNKQDAKAAVVTGMELKDMSPEQLDELLANHSEIVFARTSPQQKLIIVEGCQRQDAVVAVTGDGVNDSPALKKADIGIAMGIAGSDAAKNAADMVLLDDNFASIVTGVEEGRLIFDNLKKTIAYTLTKNIAELCPFLIYIIAGLPLPIGTITILFIDLGTDIIPSIALAYEKAESDIMNRKPRHKKKDRLVNAPLALYSYLHIGLMQALGAFVTYFTVYAQQGFLPSAILHLRVEWENDNVNDLEDSYGQEWTRFQRKYLEWTGYTAFFVSIMIQQIADLIIRKTRRNSIFQQGLFRNKVIWVGIASQIIIALILSYGLGTIQALNFTMLRPQYWFVAVPHAVLIWVYDEVRKFFIRLFPGSWWDKNMYY; this is translated from the exons ggtctttccagtgccCAGGCTGCTGAACTGCTGGCTCAGCATGGGCCCAATAGCCTCACGCCCCCCAAGGAAACCTCGGAGATCATCAAGTTCCTCAAACAGATGGTGGGGGGCTTCTCCATCCTCCTGTGGATAGGAGCCATCCTGTGCTGGATCGCATACGGGATTCAGTATTCCAATGATCACGCCTCCTCCCTGGACAAT GTGTACCTGGGCTCCGTGCTTGCCCTGGTCGTCATTCTAACCGGGGTCTTTGCTTATTACCAAGAGGCGAAGAGCACCAACATCATGTCCAGTTTCCGCAAGATGATCCCGCAG CAAGCACTTGTCATTCGAGACTCAGAGAAGAAGACAATTCCTGCTGACCAGTTGGTGGTGGGGGACATAGTGGAGATTAAAGGTGGAGACCGGGTCCCTGCGGATGTCAGAATTCTGTCCACTCAGGGGTGTAAG GTGGACAACTCATCTGTCACCGGGGAGTCAGAGCCCCAGGCCCGCTCCTGTGAGTTCACAcatgaaagtcccctggagaccAAGAACATTGCCTTCTTCTCCACAACCTGTCTGGAAG GCACAGCGACTGGCATGGTCATCAACACGGGTGACCGCACCATCATTGGGCAGATCGCCTCGCTGGCTTCAGGAGTCAAGGACTTGAAGACGCCCATTGCCATCGAGATCGAGCACTTTGTTCATATCGTGGCAGGAGTGGCAGTCTCCATCGGCGTCATTTTCTTCATCATCGCAGTGTCCATGAAGTATTATGTCCTGGACTCCATCATCTTCCTCATTGGCATCATTGTGGCCAATGTGCCTGAGGGTCTCCTGGCCACTGTCACT GTGACTCTGTCACTGACAGCAAAACGAATGGCCAAGAAGAACTGCCTTGTGAAGAACCTGGAGGCAGTGGAGACTCTTGGCTCCACCTCCATCATCTGCTCAGACAAGACCGGGACCCTGACCCAGAACAGGATGACAGTGGCCCATCTGTGGTTCGACCACCAGATCTTCGTGGCAGACACTAGTGAAAACCAATCGA ATCAAGTCTTTGACCAAAGCTCTGCGACCTGGGCCTCCCTGTCAAGGATCATAACGCTGTGTAACCGCGCTGAGTTCAGACCTGGACAGGAGAGCGTCCCTATCATGAAG AAAATTGTGGTTGGAGATGCCTCAGAAACTGCTCTTTTGAAGTTCTCAGAGGTCATGCTGGGTAACGTGATGGATATTAGAAAAAGAAACCGCAAAGTAGCTGAAATCCCTTTTAACTCAACCAACAAATTTCAG CTCTCCATCCATGAGACCGAGGACCCAGATGACAAGCGCTTCCTCGTGGTGATGAAAGGGGCCCCCGAGCGGGTCTTGGAGAAGTGCAGCACCATCATGGTCAACGGGCAGGAGCAGCCTCTGGACAGGAGCACTGCCGAGGCCTTCCACACGGCCTACATGGAGCTGGGCGGCATAGGGGAGCGCGTGCTGG GTTTCTGTCACCTCTACCTACCGACAGACGAGTTTCCAGAAACGTATTCATTTGATGTAGACGCAATGAACTTCCCTACATCCAACTTCTGCTTTGTGGGCCTCTTGTCAATGATTGACCCGCCTCGGTCCACGGTACCTGATGCTGTCACCAAGTGCCGGAGCGCAGGGATCAAG GTTATCATGGTTACAGGCGATCATCCAATCACAGCCAAAGCTATTGCCAAGAGCGTCGGTATCATTTCCGCCAACAGTGAGACGGTGGAAGACATTGCCAAACGCCTCAACCTTCCTGTGGAGCAAGTTAACAAGCA GGATGCTAAGGCCGCTGTGGTGACCGGCATGGAGCTGAAGGACATGAGCCCGGAACAGCTAGATGAGCTCTTAGCCAACCACTCGGAGATCGTCTTTGCCCGGACATCCCCCCAGCAGAAGCTGATCATCGTGGAGGGCTGTCAGAGGCAG GATGCTGTGGTCGCTGTGACTGGGGATGGAGTTAATGACTCCCCAGCTCTGAAGAAGGCAGACATTGGGATCGCCATGGGGATAGCAGgttctgatgcagccaaaaatgcaGCCGACATGGTCTTGCTGGATGACAACTTCGCGTCCATCGTCACAGGGGTGGAGGAAG GTCGCCTGATCTTTGACAACCTAAAGAAGACGATCGCATACACGCTGACCAAGAACATCGCCGAGCTGTGCCCCTTTCTCATCTACATCATTGCTGGGCTTCCCCTGCCCATTGGCACCATTACTATCTTGTTCATCGACTTAGGCACAGACATA ATTCCCTCCATCGCCCTGGCTTACGAGAAAGCTGAAAGTGACATTATGAATAGGAAGCCTCGCCACAAGAAGAAGGACAGGCTGGTGAATGCGCCACTCGCCCTGTACTCCTACCTGCATATCG GCCTCATGCAGGCCCTCGGGGCCTTTGTTACGTATTTCACCGTGTACGCGCAGCAGGGCTTTCTACCCAGCGCTATCCTCCACCTGCGGGTGGAGTGGGAGAACGACAATGTGAATGACCTGGAAGACAGCTACGGACAGGAATGG ACAAGGTTCCAGAGGAAATACCTAGAATGGACGGGCTACACAGCATTCTTTGTCAGCATCATGATTCAGCAAATAGCAGATTTGATCATCAGGAAAACCCGGAGGAATTCCATCTTCCAGCAAGGTCTCTTCAG AAATAAAGTTATCTGGGTGGGGATTGCCTCACAGATTATCATCGCATTAATCCTCTCCTATGGCCTTGGAACCATCCAGGCCCTGAATTTCACGATGCTCCG GCCTCAGTACTGGTTTGTGGCTGTGCCACATGCAGTTCTGATTTGGGTGTATGATGAGGTGCGGAAGTTTTTCATCAGACTCTTCCCTGGAA GCTGGTGGGATAAGAACATGTATTATTAA